From a region of the Thermomicrobium roseum DSM 5159 genome:
- a CDS encoding ABC transporter permease, protein MATARPATTMRSKRRFSFGWAVLNLNVLLTFIFLYAPIIVMSIFSFNASRQMQVWMGFTLDWYARMIADERVRVAAQNSLVIALVSTIVSTVIGTLSALALERTRFRVKRMYEAAMYLPIIVPEIVMAIALLVFFNLAFTWLDQFFGLKLKFGLGTITIAHIAFSFPFVAVVVRARLADFDRTLEQAAQDLGANEWQTFRHITLPLLMPGIIAGALLAFTLSIDDFVITFFTAGVGSTTLPLEIYGRVRRGITPDVNALSTVMLLASIVLVLGSLLFQRRRSF, encoded by the coding sequence ATGGCAACGGCACGACCAGCGACGACGATGCGGAGCAAACGCCGTTTTTCTTTCGGGTGGGCAGTGCTCAATCTCAATGTATTACTAACTTTCATTTTCTTGTACGCCCCCATCATCGTGATGTCGATCTTCAGCTTCAATGCCTCCCGCCAGATGCAAGTCTGGATGGGTTTCACGCTCGATTGGTACGCGCGCATGATCGCTGACGAGCGGGTCCGAGTCGCCGCGCAGAACTCGTTGGTGATCGCTCTGGTCTCGACGATCGTCTCGACGGTGATCGGGACACTCAGCGCGCTTGCCTTGGAACGCACGCGTTTTCGCGTCAAGCGCATGTACGAAGCCGCGATGTATCTGCCGATCATCGTGCCCGAAATCGTGATGGCTATTGCCCTGCTGGTCTTCTTCAATCTGGCCTTTACCTGGCTGGACCAGTTCTTCGGTCTCAAGCTCAAGTTTGGTCTCGGGACGATCACGATCGCCCACATCGCCTTCTCTTTCCCCTTCGTCGCTGTCGTCGTGCGCGCCCGTCTGGCAGACTTTGATCGCACACTGGAACAGGCCGCTCAGGATCTCGGTGCGAACGAGTGGCAGACGTTCCGACACATCACGCTCCCGCTCCTCATGCCCGGCATCATCGCCGGAGCGTTGTTGGCGTTCACCCTCTCGATCGACGACTTCGTCATCACGTTCTTCACAGCCGGCGTGGGCTCGACGACGCTGCCGCTCGAGATCTACGGCCGAGTGCGGCGCGGTATCACGCCGGATGTCAATGCGCTGTCCACCGTGATGCTGCTTGCCTCCATCGTGCTCGTTTTAGGATCGCTCCTGTTCCAGCGTCGTCGGTCGTTCTGA
- a CDS encoding ABC transporter permease — MSAIDRVRVQERSLGWHERASERIRQSERVRALFLAGPGGLWLLLFFLLPTAIVFAYSFARRGPYGAVAWAFTLENYARLFDWLYIRVFLMSVWLALLTTVICLVIGYPFAFVIARSPRRWRNALLVLVLIPFWTNFLVRTYAIMLLLRADGLINNALQWLGLIDRPLSLLFTPFAVVLGLVYGYLPFMILPIYASIEKFDFTLVEAAQDLGANAWHVFWRVLLPLTLPGVLAGSILVFIPSVGAFVTPDLLGGGKVVMIANLINQQFLTVRHWPFGSAISFVLMAIVLAATMLYFRIGETRRI; from the coding sequence ATGAGCGCCATCGACCGTGTACGAGTCCAAGAGCGTTCCCTCGGCTGGCACGAGCGCGCCAGTGAGCGGATCCGGCAAAGCGAAAGAGTGCGCGCTCTCTTCCTCGCCGGGCCAGGCGGTTTGTGGCTCCTCCTGTTCTTCTTGTTACCGACAGCCATCGTGTTCGCCTACAGTTTCGCTCGCCGCGGCCCCTATGGAGCGGTAGCCTGGGCTTTCACGCTGGAGAACTACGCGCGCTTGTTCGACTGGCTGTACATTCGAGTCTTTCTCATGTCGGTTTGGCTCGCCTTGCTCACCACGGTCATTTGTCTCGTCATCGGTTATCCCTTCGCCTTCGTCATCGCCCGGAGTCCACGCCGCTGGCGCAACGCACTCCTCGTCCTCGTCCTGATCCCGTTCTGGACGAACTTTCTGGTGCGCACCTATGCCATCATGCTCCTCTTGCGCGCTGACGGGCTCATCAACAACGCGCTGCAGTGGCTGGGGCTGATCGATCGTCCTCTCTCTCTGCTCTTCACCCCCTTCGCCGTCGTGCTCGGTCTCGTCTACGGCTATCTTCCCTTCATGATCCTACCGATCTATGCATCGATCGAGAAGTTCGACTTCACGCTGGTCGAGGCTGCACAGGATCTCGGTGCGAATGCGTGGCACGTCTTCTGGCGCGTCCTGCTTCCTCTTACGCTTCCTGGTGTTCTCGCTGGCTCGATTCTCGTCTTCATTCCGTCAGTCGGTGCCTTCGTGACCCCTGACTTGCTCGGGGGCGGCAAGGTAGTCATGATCGCCAATCTGATCAATCAGCAGTTCCTGACCGTGCGACACTGGCCCTTCGGTTCAGCGATTTCGTTCGTCTTGATGGCGATCGTTCTCGCAGCGACCATGCTCTACTTCCGAATCGGGGAGACGCGGCGGATATGA
- a CDS encoding HD domain-containing protein, producing MGVERSLPTREEAWQLVREFTSQPHLLRHMRAVEAAMRAYARRFGENEELWGLVGILHDFDYERYPDISTEGHPVVGARILRERGYPEEVIRAILAHASEVTGVEPESLLEKTLVAVDELTGFLVAVALVRPTKSILDVEVSSVKKKWKAKEFAAAVNRQEIERAAAALGVPLEEHIRIVLDAMKEIAHELGLERRPVEAARPALEG from the coding sequence ATGGGAGTGGAACGGTCGCTACCGACGCGCGAGGAAGCATGGCAACTGGTGCGGGAGTTTACGTCACAGCCCCATCTTTTGCGTCACATGCGGGCGGTGGAAGCGGCCATGCGGGCATACGCCCGACGGTTCGGTGAAAATGAGGAACTTTGGGGGTTGGTCGGGATCCTGCATGATTTCGACTACGAGCGGTACCCGGACATCAGTACGGAGGGGCACCCGGTCGTCGGTGCGCGCATCTTGCGAGAGCGCGGTTACCCGGAAGAGGTCATCCGAGCGATCTTGGCGCATGCGAGCGAGGTCACTGGGGTCGAACCGGAGTCCCTCCTCGAGAAGACGCTGGTCGCGGTCGACGAACTGACCGGGTTTCTGGTCGCAGTGGCATTGGTACGCCCGACCAAGAGCATCCTGGACGTGGAAGTGTCCAGCGTCAAGAAGAAGTGGAAGGCGAAGGAGTTTGCTGCCGCGGTGAACCGCCAGGAGATCGAGCGGGCAGCAGCAGCGCTCGGGGTTCCGCTCGAGGAACACATCCGCATCGTGCTGGACGCGATGAAGGAGATCGCTCACGAGTTGGGGCTGGAGCGGCGGCCGGTCGAGGCAGCTCGACCCGCGTTGGAAGGTTAG
- a CDS encoding ABC transporter ATP-binding protein, translating to MTMTPTILAIETVCASGMGGMEPLERPIDVELLDVTKVFENGVVAVDRVSLQIYQGEFFSLLGPSGCGKTTTLRMIAGFEHPSAGEVLIEGRRMGHTPPFRRNVNTVFQNYALFPHMTVFDNVAFGLRMKRIPRDEIARRVREALHLVRLSGMEERYPRQLSGGQQQRVALARALVNRPRVLLLDEPLGALDLKLRKEMQLELKHLQMTVGITFIYVTHDQEEALTMSDRIAVMNAGRVLQVGTPMEIYERPASRFVADFIGESNFLRGTVQAASSAAATVVIADRFPVEVPADRQLTVGQQVTVAVRPEKVRLVPIEAPGTNGLLHGRIEEVIYIGTDTFYVVRVSDDTTIRVRSQNDRNRLDGGLLLPVGTPVSLTWATDAARILTE from the coding sequence ATGACCATGACGCCGACAATCCTGGCGATCGAGACAGTATGCGCGAGCGGCATGGGAGGGATGGAACCGTTGGAGCGCCCGATCGACGTCGAACTTCTCGATGTCACCAAGGTTTTCGAGAATGGCGTGGTCGCAGTCGATAGGGTTTCGCTCCAGATCTATCAGGGAGAGTTTTTCTCCCTGTTGGGTCCTTCGGGCTGCGGAAAAACGACCACGCTACGCATGATCGCAGGGTTCGAGCATCCGAGCGCGGGCGAGGTACTCATCGAGGGCCGCCGGATGGGTCATACGCCCCCGTTCCGGCGTAACGTGAACACCGTTTTCCAGAACTATGCGCTCTTTCCCCACATGACGGTCTTCGACAATGTGGCCTTCGGCTTACGTATGAAGCGCATTCCGCGCGACGAAATCGCCCGTCGAGTTCGCGAAGCACTCCACCTGGTCCGCTTGAGCGGTATGGAGGAGCGGTATCCGCGGCAGCTCTCCGGTGGACAACAACAGCGCGTGGCCTTGGCCCGAGCCCTGGTGAACCGGCCGCGTGTCCTCTTGCTGGACGAGCCACTCGGAGCGCTCGATCTGAAGCTGCGCAAAGAAATGCAACTGGAACTCAAACACCTCCAGATGACCGTCGGTATCACCTTCATTTATGTCACGCACGATCAAGAAGAAGCGCTCACCATGTCGGACCGTATCGCGGTGATGAATGCCGGACGCGTTCTGCAAGTGGGAACACCGATGGAGATTTACGAGCGACCAGCCTCGCGGTTCGTCGCCGACTTCATCGGCGAATCGAATTTCCTTCGTGGGACTGTCCAGGCTGCGAGTTCGGCCGCGGCCACCGTTGTCATCGCTGATCGTTTTCCCGTCGAGGTTCCGGCTGATCGCCAGCTCACAGTCGGCCAGCAAGTCACCGTTGCCGTTCGCCCCGAGAAGGTTCGGCTCGTTCCCATCGAGGCTCCGGGGACCAACGGGCTCCTGCACGGGCGAATCGAAGAAGTGATTTACATCGGAACCGATACGTTTTACGTCGTCCGGGTGAGCGATGACACGACGATCCGCGTCCGCAGTCAGAACGACCGCAACCGCTTGGACGGGGGACTGCTCCTTCCCGTCGGGACTCCCGTATCGCTCACTTGGGCGACCGATGCGGCACGGATCCTCACCGAGTAG
- a CDS encoding polyamine ABC transporter substrate-binding protein: MNRPELIQRWIRDWQQGRLSRRELLRRVTLLGMSSFALANLLTACARSQPTPTPASTEASPRVGAAIPDYIDRSKLDKELNFYNWSEYIDPDILTEFQETYGVKVTMDTYASNEDLLAKLQGGATGYDVIVPSDYMVSIMINLGLLEPLDYSVIKTIANIDPENLKPYYDPDNTYSVPYMWGTSGYSYDTSVLGEDLASWKEVFEPRPEVRGKVVMLDDQREVIGAALMYLGYEINETSDDALAKAKQLLLTQKPYVLAYSSQNNDDLLVAGEALIAHIWTGDALMSEQEKPTLRYVIPTEGCTVWQDNLCVPKTAPHKYTAMVFIDFLNRPDIAGRNANYIMYGSPNKAAREQGYIDQEVLNNPGVYPPPEVWKRLQWIKDVGEEGALKLDRLWTEIKTG; the protein is encoded by the coding sequence ATGAATCGACCGGAACTCATCCAGCGATGGATCCGCGATTGGCAGCAGGGTCGGCTCTCGCGCCGTGAACTCTTGCGGCGAGTGACACTGCTCGGCATGAGTTCGTTCGCGCTCGCCAACTTGCTCACTGCCTGCGCTCGATCGCAGCCGACGCCGACACCCGCGTCCACTGAGGCATCACCGCGCGTTGGGGCTGCAATCCCTGACTATATCGATCGCAGCAAGCTGGACAAGGAACTCAACTTCTACAACTGGTCGGAGTACATCGATCCGGACATCCTGACCGAGTTCCAAGAGACCTATGGCGTCAAGGTCACGATGGACACCTACGCTTCCAACGAGGATCTACTCGCCAAGCTCCAAGGTGGCGCGACGGGCTACGACGTTATCGTTCCCTCCGACTACATGGTCAGCATCATGATCAACCTCGGCCTCCTCGAGCCACTCGACTACTCTGTCATCAAGACGATCGCGAACATCGACCCCGAGAATCTGAAACCGTACTATGACCCCGACAACACCTATAGCGTGCCGTACATGTGGGGTACCTCCGGTTACAGCTACGATACCAGTGTGCTCGGCGAAGACCTCGCCAGCTGGAAAGAAGTGTTCGAACCACGACCCGAGGTGCGCGGCAAGGTGGTCATGTTGGATGACCAGCGCGAGGTGATCGGGGCCGCCCTCATGTATTTGGGCTACGAGATCAACGAGACCAGCGATGACGCACTCGCTAAAGCGAAGCAACTACTCCTCACGCAGAAGCCGTACGTGCTCGCCTATTCCAGCCAGAACAACGATGACTTGCTCGTCGCGGGCGAAGCACTGATCGCCCACATCTGGACCGGCGATGCGCTCATGAGCGAGCAAGAGAAGCCGACCCTCCGCTATGTCATCCCTACCGAAGGTTGCACGGTCTGGCAGGACAACCTTTGTGTTCCCAAGACGGCCCCGCACAAGTACACGGCGATGGTCTTCATCGACTTTCTCAACCGGCCCGACATCGCTGGGCGCAACGCCAACTACATCATGTACGGGAGCCCGAACAAAGCAGCCCGAGAGCAAGGCTATATCGACCAAGAAGTGCTCAACAATCCGGGTGTTTATCCGCCACCGGAGGTTTGGAAGCGACTTCAATGGATCAAGGACGTCGGTGAAGAGGGCGCTCTCAAGCTGGATCGTCTCTGGACAGAGATCAAGACGGGCTGA